From a region of the Enterobacter sp. JBIWA008 genome:
- a CDS encoding class I SAM-dependent methyltransferase, whose product MNWQPFCGNAPENMTILSASFPDVSDQWPMKDDAAREIASLDRALKAEPALRPPRVEYDEGGQAVLVPQNRYSEQAFRNRPALTAWRTRLVPSALALFVVQNPLEDRLPDGTKMDSDSRQWFIHANDAVGVRSRARVLAALVDKYIHNESENNWISLASGAAIPVLEALREAKLDGQRVYLTLVDKDPVALSWAETMAAQEGIVVGEQLTLLRRNLLHTLVRNEDLLLELGEQQAELVDALGIFEYFNDTDAVIFLQRALRLVKPGGAVIVSNMLTSSPQIDFVLRGIGWEDIHPRSLQQLQDIHLAAGVPVENVTVVVPKDGVYAVMEIKA is encoded by the coding sequence ATGAACTGGCAGCCTTTTTGCGGCAATGCACCGGAAAATATGACAATTTTGAGCGCGTCCTTTCCCGATGTCAGCGACCAGTGGCCGATGAAAGACGATGCTGCCCGTGAGATCGCCTCGCTTGACCGCGCGCTGAAAGCCGAGCCCGCGCTCCGGCCACCGAGGGTGGAATACGACGAAGGGGGGCAGGCCGTGCTTGTTCCCCAGAACCGCTATTCCGAACAGGCTTTCCGTAACCGCCCGGCGCTCACCGCGTGGCGCACCAGGCTGGTGCCTTCCGCGCTGGCGCTGTTTGTGGTGCAAAACCCGCTGGAAGATCGCCTGCCAGACGGCACGAAAATGGACAGCGACAGCCGCCAGTGGTTTATCCACGCTAACGATGCGGTTGGCGTGCGTTCCCGCGCCCGGGTGCTGGCCGCGCTGGTGGATAAGTACATTCACAATGAAAGCGAGAACAACTGGATCAGCCTCGCGAGCGGCGCCGCTATCCCTGTGCTGGAGGCGCTGCGTGAAGCAAAGCTCGATGGCCAGCGGGTGTATCTCACGCTGGTGGATAAAGACCCGGTGGCGCTGAGCTGGGCCGAAACCATGGCGGCGCAGGAAGGGATTGTGGTGGGCGAACAGCTGACTCTGCTCAGGCGCAACCTGCTCCATACGCTGGTGCGTAACGAGGACCTGCTGCTGGAGCTGGGCGAGCAGCAGGCCGAACTGGTCGACGCGCTGGGGATCTTCGAATACTTCAACGATACCGATGCGGTGATTTTTCTCCAGCGCGCGCTGCGGCTGGTCAAGCCCGGCGGGGCGGTGATTGTGTCGAACATGCTGACCAGCAGCCCGCAAATTGACTTTGTGCTGCGGGGTATCGGCTGGGAGGATATTCACCCGAGGTCGTTACAGCAGCTTCAGGATATTCACCTGGCGGCGGGCGTGCCGGTGGAAAACGTCACCGTGGTGGTGCCGAAGGATGGGGTGTATGCGGTGATGGAGATTAAAGCTTAG
- a CDS encoding putative holin: MTTLITVEYIIKAVVRCITHIIDHNDISVLTGAACGAAIFVLNLPQTDKLHRICFFLISFFLGSNCAESTASLLNRGAEKFITPAPEINKTFTAALTAAIAVRLITKLSELLLKKITDKK, from the coding sequence ATGACTACGTTAATCACAGTGGAATATATTATTAAAGCCGTTGTCCGATGTATAACGCATATTATTGATCACAATGATATTTCCGTATTGACTGGCGCGGCATGCGGAGCAGCCATTTTTGTCCTCAACTTGCCCCAGACCGATAAACTACATCGCATCTGCTTTTTTTTAATCTCTTTCTTCTTAGGCAGTAACTGCGCTGAAAGTACCGCCAGCCTGTTGAACCGGGGAGCGGAGAAATTTATTACGCCTGCACCAGAGATTAATAAGACCTTTACCGCAGCACTGACCGCGGCCATCGCAGTCCGTCTGATTACCAAACTCAGTGAGTTGTTATTAAAAAAGATTACCGATAAAAAATAA
- a CDS encoding D-Ala-D-Ala carboxypeptidase family metallohydrolase yields MGDLSEHFSRHEFACRCGCGFDDISSDLIAVLETARDWFAAPININCGCRCAAHNARVGGVPNSQHLKGTAADITLSGVTPAALYSWFDSHYPQMLGLGKYRTFVHVDVRHQRTRWTG; encoded by the coding sequence ATGGGGGATTTATCTGAACATTTTAGCCGTCATGAATTCGCCTGCCGCTGCGGGTGCGGTTTTGACGATATCTCATCTGATTTAATTGCGGTGCTGGAAACAGCCCGCGACTGGTTTGCTGCGCCAATTAACATTAACTGCGGATGCCGCTGTGCTGCGCACAATGCCAGGGTGGGCGGCGTTCCGAACAGCCAGCACCTGAAAGGGACTGCGGCGGATATCACCCTTTCCGGCGTGACGCCCGCCGCACTCTATAGCTGGTTTGACAGTCATTACCCGCAGATGCTCGGGCTGGGAAAATATCGAACCTTCGTTCACGTCGATGTTCGCCACCAGCGCACACGCTGGACGGGCTAA
- a CDS encoding LysR family transcriptional regulator, with the protein MHFLLTKKLKYFMTVMEKKCLTTASEALFITRSPLGKTINELETLLGEKLFLREHGMYEPTLFAQEVYEQALPLYHKLLNLEEYLLHSCQSRRINIILDTAFPDNLADIICSSLNKTDFLFHLSRKPLIQDDIDNIEPGPDTLFITHKDLAAEPEIQEQHAFTSSVLLVMNDAVKSVPEDLLNVPLIFRSNMVGANIGRITSELQKNLGFSPKIRYINGSIFDFLLMTGNGSGMMLLPLKTCELININRENTILLNNLKVKMNYYYRKKTKNKKEINAIINHIAALF; encoded by the coding sequence ATGCATTTTTTATTAACAAAGAAGCTTAAATATTTCATGACCGTTATGGAAAAGAAATGTTTGACCACAGCAAGTGAAGCTCTATTTATTACACGTTCACCATTAGGAAAAACCATTAATGAGCTCGAAACATTACTCGGTGAAAAGCTCTTTCTTCGCGAGCATGGGATGTATGAACCAACTCTTTTTGCCCAGGAAGTGTATGAGCAGGCACTTCCTCTTTATCATAAACTGTTAAATCTTGAAGAATACTTATTGCATTCTTGTCAAAGCCGCCGAATCAACATCATACTGGACACTGCGTTTCCAGATAACCTTGCTGATATCATCTGCAGCAGTCTGAACAAAACCGACTTTCTTTTTCACCTAAGCCGTAAGCCTCTTATTCAGGATGATATTGACAATATCGAACCCGGCCCGGATACCCTGTTCATCACGCATAAAGATCTAGCCGCAGAGCCCGAGATACAAGAGCAACACGCCTTCACCAGCTCGGTACTGTTAGTAATGAATGATGCGGTAAAATCCGTGCCGGAAGATTTACTGAACGTTCCGTTAATTTTTCGCAGTAACATGGTTGGCGCAAATATTGGACGCATTACCTCGGAGCTACAAAAAAACCTCGGTTTTTCTCCAAAAATCCGTTACATTAATGGAAGCATATTTGACTTTTTGCTAATGACGGGAAATGGTTCAGGAATGATGTTATTACCATTGAAAACTTGTGAACTGATTAATATAAATCGAGAAAACACAATATTACTGAATAATTTGAAGGTTAAGATGAATTACTATTACCGTAAGAAGACAAAAAATAAGAAAGAAATTAATGCGATCATCAATCATATTGCTGCCCTGTTTTGA
- a CDS encoding Ig-like domain-containing protein has product MTDTISALSAKPTTIANDGSEASIVSATVLTDDAPAAAGVTVNWTSTGGKLNAATSTTDANGIAQISVTATSGTVVVTAQTGLSSLNKSITTYTPLAAPIVVNASSDDNYTLDHYDISFGVQAEIPFYNNVELGQTVEFFWGDIDNISFIITETEHPPFVIDVTKALSPDCLKDGAYNVYYVVTDPAGNSTKSSTLNITVADGGSTVPTLPAAAVAEADPYININDASDGVAVVISYPGMVADDLVTFYWNGFDQSARQIPGTESTGDYKVLDGDTTATFTIPMEIFYPNGTGYQGYAEVYYTVESTGSSLLALSDTKQCLVDTLAP; this is encoded by the coding sequence ATGACTGATACAATTTCTGCATTAAGCGCAAAACCAACCACTATCGCTAACGATGGTTCTGAAGCCTCGATCGTTTCCGCAACCGTTCTGACTGATGACGCGCCCGCAGCTGCGGGTGTAACCGTCAACTGGACCTCAACTGGCGGTAAACTGAACGCTGCGACATCAACTACCGACGCAAACGGTATTGCGCAAATTAGCGTGACCGCAACGTCCGGTACCGTGGTTGTCACCGCACAAACCGGGTTGAGCTCACTCAATAAAAGCATCACCACCTATACCCCGCTGGCAGCCCCGATTGTTGTTAATGCCAGCAGCGATGATAATTATACGTTGGATCACTACGATATTAGTTTTGGCGTTCAGGCTGAGATCCCTTTTTATAACAACGTTGAATTAGGCCAGACGGTAGAATTCTTCTGGGGGGATATTGATAATATTTCCTTTATTATTACTGAAACCGAGCATCCGCCATTTGTGATTGACGTGACTAAAGCGCTGTCACCAGACTGCCTGAAGGATGGGGCCTACAACGTATATTATGTCGTCACCGACCCGGCGGGCAACTCGACCAAATCCTCAACACTCAATATTACCGTTGCGGACGGCGGCAGTACCGTCCCAACGCTGCCTGCGGCCGCTGTTGCTGAAGCTGATCCGTACATCAACATTAACGATGCCAGCGACGGCGTTGCAGTTGTCATCTCTTATCCTGGTATGGTGGCCGATGATCTGGTGACCTTCTACTGGAACGGCTTTGATCAGTCCGCACGTCAGATCCCCGGTACTGAATCGACCGGCGACTACAAGGTTCTGGATGGCGATACCACCGCTACCTTCACCATTCCGATGGAAATTTTCTATCCTAACGGCACAGGTTATCAAGGTTATGCCGAAGTCTATTACACCGTTGAATCAACTGGTTCCAGCCTGCTGGCGTTGTCTGACACCAAACAGTGCCTGGTAGATACCCTGGCACCGTAA
- a CDS encoding helix-turn-helix domain-containing protein — translation MDRPSQQINAIISSLINSIHVSSAIHSYNPLRSSHTLLHGDDIFIVLEGWLELSHKENHVMLGGVNGPYILKLVPNAFSNNYVISSNSLFSYMICPRHLFYEHIEAHNLWRELYSILSYSSLHLFQNFEVMNMNSLYDVVKYYLIKIQNDAEAMKKENVCNYITSRTGYSRSGVMTIIRELRKGGYIEIVNGRLLRINSLPQGF, via the coding sequence ATGGACAGACCCAGTCAGCAGATTAATGCTATAATTAGCAGCTTAATTAATTCTATACACGTATCCTCGGCTATCCATTCTTATAATCCGTTGCGGTCAAGTCATACTCTTCTGCATGGTGATGATATTTTTATTGTCCTTGAGGGATGGCTCGAACTCAGTCATAAAGAAAACCATGTTATGCTGGGTGGAGTTAATGGGCCTTATATACTAAAACTGGTTCCAAATGCATTTTCTAATAATTACGTCATATCTTCCAATAGCCTTTTTTCTTACATGATTTGCCCACGCCATTTATTTTATGAGCATATTGAGGCACATAACCTGTGGCGCGAACTGTATTCCATATTATCCTATTCAAGCCTGCATCTGTTTCAAAATTTTGAAGTAATGAATATGAACAGTTTGTACGATGTGGTGAAATACTATTTAATTAAAATACAAAATGATGCTGAAGCGATGAAAAAAGAGAATGTTTGTAATTATATAACATCAAGAACGGGATATTCCAGAAGTGGTGTCATGACTATCATTCGAGAGTTACGCAAAGGCGGGTATATTGAAATTGTTAATGGTAGGCTTCTGCGGATCAACTCGTTGCCGCAAGGTTTTTAA